One Culicoidibacter larvae genomic window, TTGGTGACACTAGAGCTGAAATCTGGAGTAAAACCAATCAATCAGAAATCACCATTGATGGCACAACAATTCCTGCCCATTACGGTGGCGCCTACACGATTGGTGAAGAAGCTTTCGTTGACAACATCGTTGTCATCTCCGATCAGCTCTGGCATCAAATTGAAGGCGAAGCCACAAGTATAAAAATTGCTATGTGTAATGATGCCAGAAAGATTGAAACCCAGCGCAGCGAAGAACTAACCAGTATCTTTATCTCTACTCATGGGAATAATTAAAAAGCGGCACCCGCTTGCGGGCGCCGCTTTCGTTTTCCTGCAAAACATTTAAAGTATTTCAATAGGAGCATTAACAATTTTAGTGTTATTATTAACATATGGAGGTGAGGCATATGGGCAGTATTTATAATTCGCTGCTGGCCGGCAAGAAAGTTATTGAAGAAGATAATGCCGAATTTTTATTTATCGTATGCACAAACGGCATTTATATTGGTAAGAAGTACATTATTAACGAGCAACAAGATTATCCTAATCAGGAGGATTTGTTTGGGATTCAATACAATACATTGAACGCCCGTTCTGATTTCAGTGAAACGATCTTGCTGACTGATGTAACGATGTTTGTTGAAGGCAAACAGCTATATACGCCATCAGTTTCGCTCGCTACCGGTAATATCGTTTCTATTTCGGTAGTTACTTATGAACAATCGCAATTGTTTAAAGAGCCAATTTTCGCATAAAAACTGATTAAAACCGCCGGGTTGTGCCCGGCGGTTTTTTAAATTTCTCCCAGAATATAACAAATTGATATTAACTCTACCGTAGTCCTGTCAATATAAACACATCCGGCAATCAAATCAATTTTACTGATTATGCCAGTGACTGACTGAATCGCATGCTCCTCATAATAATGAATGGTAATCATCGCTTGCTGCAAGAAGGCCGTTTCAATATCGCGCTGCAAATTTTCCAGCTGGTCAATGCTCAGTTCCGGCTGAGGTTTGATATTATTAATTCGGTCAACCTCATATTGTGCAGCAACCATGTCATCAACTGCATTAAATGGATGCCACTTAATAATTCCTCTTGGTTT contains:
- a CDS encoding YolD-like family protein encodes the protein MKFKPRGIIKWHPFNAVDDMVAAQYEVDRINNIKPQPELSIDQLENLQRDIETAFLQQAMITIHYYEEHAIQSVTGIISKIDLIAGCVYIDRTTVELISICYILGEI